A genomic stretch from Xylanivirga thermophila includes:
- the fliM gene encoding flagellar motor switch protein FliM, with protein sequence MSDVLSQQEIDELLRALNSGEVDVEGIQEQTQEKKVRVYDFRRPNKFAKDQLRTMQIIYENFCRLMSSYLSGTLRAYCQANVVSVEPLTYYEFNNSLPDPVMLGIVGFKPLEGSIMVTMSPSIAFAIVDKLLGGPGETMDKVRDFTEIEISLIGKILKELLKMMSDAWANVLKANFFLERVETNAQFAQIISPNETIALITLNILIGDIEGMMNICIPHIVIEPIINQLSTKFWFSSKTAASHDTNNAKSSVVTRRIANTQLTLKAILGQTCITVRDFIELQPGDIIKLNRKMNEDAEVFVENIKKFDGIIGTQDNNLAVQITGIERGELNDNE encoded by the coding sequence ATGTCGGATGTGCTATCCCAGCAGGAAATAGATGAACTGCTCAGGGCTCTAAATTCAGGAGAAGTTGATGTAGAAGGAATACAGGAGCAAACGCAGGAAAAAAAGGTAAGGGTATATGATTTTAGACGTCCTAATAAATTTGCAAAAGACCAACTACGAACTATGCAAATTATATATGAGAACTTTTGCAGACTGATGTCATCTTATTTATCAGGGACCTTAAGGGCATATTGTCAGGCGAATGTGGTATCTGTAGAGCCCCTTACGTATTATGAATTTAACAATTCTCTTCCGGATCCTGTAATGCTAGGTATAGTAGGTTTTAAACCATTGGAAGGATCCATAATGGTTACCATGTCTCCAAGCATTGCATTTGCAATAGTTGATAAACTGCTTGGAGGCCCGGGAGAAACGATGGATAAGGTGAGGGATTTTACAGAAATCGAAATTAGTTTAATAGGCAAAATTTTAAAAGAACTCTTAAAAATGATGAGTGATGCATGGGCAAATGTGCTTAAGGCAAATTTTTTTCTAGAACGTGTAGAAACAAATGCCCAATTTGCACAGATTATATCTCCTAATGAAACTATAGCACTTATTACATTAAATATACTGATAGGAGATATAGAGGGAATGATGAATATATGTATTCCTCATATAGTTATAGAGCCTATAATAAATCAACTAAGCACCAAATTTTGGTTTTCTTCCAAAACTGCCGCATCACATGATACCAATAATGCTAAGTCTTCGGTTGTAACCCGCCGTATTGCTAATACACAGTTAACTTTAAAGGCAATATTAGGACAGACCTGTATAACAGTCAGGGATTTTATAGAATTGCAACCTGGAGATATAATCAAACTTAACAGAAAGATGAATGAAGATGCGGAAGTGTTTGTGGAAAATATAAAAAAATTTGATGGAATAATAGGCACCCAGGATAATAACTTGGCTGTGCAAATAACGGGCATCGAAAGAGGTGAATTAAACGACAATGAATGA
- a CDS encoding flagellar basal body-associated FliL family protein, whose product MKKSWMIILTSLLIIFICIGVFIIKALYNPQSANVQASSKKYTGKNIVLSTGAPFITNLKDSGAILKTEIYIEVIDEQSQKVVEDNIPKVRDRIISILRDVTEKDINQQEIQENLKNMIKKDLQSTLKIDNITNIYFNEFVIQQ is encoded by the coding sequence ATGAAAAAATCATGGATGATAATACTTACAAGTTTACTTATAATTTTTATTTGTATAGGTGTTTTTATTATAAAGGCACTATACAATCCGCAAAGTGCTAATGTACAGGCAAGTAGCAAAAAATACACAGGCAAAAACATAGTACTTAGTACTGGTGCACCATTTATAACTAATTTAAAAGATAGTGGAGCTATTTTAAAGACGGAGATATATATAGAGGTAATTGATGAACAATCACAAAAGGTAGTGGAAGATAATATACCGAAGGTGCGTGATAGAATAATTTCAATTTTAAGAGATGTTACGGAAAAGGATATAAATCAACAGGAAATACAGGAAAATCTTAAAAATATGATAAAAAAGGATTTACAAAGTACATTAAAAATTGATAATATTACTAATATATACTTCAATGAATTTGTAATTCAGCAATAA
- a CDS encoding OmpA family protein, protein MSRKRKTRDSGSNQAEWLTTYSDLVTLLLTFFVLLFSFSTIDAAKWRTLVSSLQGGIGVLDGNPDTITAEFGDMPEMERKISDKDGKKDGNTEKNVQDQFVQLYKDMDEYLRENDIQAEVQLSKTQTEILVRFREYVLFDTGKADIKDDAVSILNGVAQILKKFDNQIQRIRVEGHTDSRPINTYIYPTNWELSGGRAARVVRYFQEGYGIPGNKLSFAGYGEYYPISPNDTEEGMSQNRRVDITIVRSSGDIKTIDTKKE, encoded by the coding sequence TTGAGTAGGAAACGAAAGACACGTGATAGTGGTAGTAATCAAGCTGAATGGCTAACTACCTATAGTGATCTGGTTACTCTGCTCTTGACCTTCTTCGTGTTGTTATTTTCCTTTTCCACAATAGATGCTGCAAAATGGCGAACGTTAGTTTCTTCATTACAAGGTGGTATAGGCGTTTTAGATGGGAACCCCGATACTATTACTGCTGAGTTTGGAGATATGCCAGAAATGGAACGTAAAATAAGCGATAAGGATGGGAAAAAAGACGGAAATACAGAAAAAAATGTTCAAGATCAATTTGTACAACTATATAAAGATATGGATGAATATTTAAGGGAGAATGATATACAAGCAGAAGTACAGCTATCAAAAACCCAAACTGAGATATTAGTAAGATTTAGAGAATATGTACTGTTTGATACTGGTAAGGCAGACATAAAGGATGATGCTGTATCAATATTAAATGGTGTTGCCCAAATTCTAAAAAAATTTGATAATCAGATACAGCGTATAAGGGTAGAAGGACATACGGATAGTCGGCCAATAAATACTTATATATATCCCACGAATTGGGAATTGTCTGGTGGGCGGGCAGCAAGGGTAGTACGATATTTTCAAGAAGGGTATGGTATACCAGGTAATAAACTTTCTTTTGCAGGATATGGAGAATATTACCCAATATCACCTAATGATACGGAAGAAGGAATGTCACAAAACAGAAGGGTTGATATTACCATAGTTAGATCAAGCGGTGATATTAAGACCATAGATACGAAAAAGGAGTAA
- a CDS encoding flagellar motor protein, with the protein MDVATLAGLIAGIAFIITGIRLDGDIANFYDLPSIMITLGGTFAATLISYPLKTVGNVFKISRNAFFTKEDDPNEIIEKIINLANIARREGLLALEEAAHELDDEYLEKGILLIVDGTDPELVKNIMETELTFIEERHRQGQDLFRSMGASAPAFGMIGTLIGLINMLKSLDDPSTLGPGMAVALVTTFYGSVLANLFFNPTAEKLKYKSDQEILYKEILLEGILSIQAGENPRIIEEKLKAFLSPKYRKGGTEQQFDEGRMTIE; encoded by the coding sequence ATGGATGTAGCAACTTTAGCTGGTTTGATAGCCGGAATAGCATTTATTATTACAGGTATACGATTAGATGGAGATATAGCAAACTTTTATGATTTGCCATCTATAATGATAACTTTGGGAGGCACTTTTGCCGCTACACTGATCTCCTATCCATTAAAAACAGTTGGCAACGTTTTTAAGATATCAAGGAATGCCTTTTTTACCAAAGAGGATGATCCCAATGAGATTATAGAAAAGATCATAAATTTGGCGAATATAGCAAGGCGAGAAGGATTGTTAGCTTTGGAAGAAGCTGCCCATGAGTTGGATGATGAGTATCTGGAAAAAGGTATATTGCTTATAGTGGATGGAACAGATCCTGAACTGGTTAAAAATATTATGGAAACTGAATTGACATTTATTGAGGAACGGCACAGGCAAGGGCAGGATCTTTTCAGAAGCATGGGAGCATCTGCTCCCGCCTTCGGAATGATAGGTACTCTTATAGGACTTATCAATATGCTAAAATCCCTTGATGATCCGTCAACCTTGGGACCGGGTATGGCAGTAGCCCTTGTTACTACTTTTTATGGTTCGGTGCTTGCCAATCTGTTTTTTAATCCCACAGCAGAAAAGCTCAAGTATAAAAGTGATCAGGAGATTTTATATAAGGAAATTTTACTGGAAGGGATATTATCCATTCAGGCGGGAGAAAACCCCAGAATCATTGAAGAAAAGCTAAAAGCTTTTTTATCTCCAAAGTATCGTAAGGGAGGTACAGAGCAGCAGTTTGACGAGGGGAGGATGACCATTGAGTAG
- a CDS encoding flagellar FlbD family protein, with the protein MIKVTRLNGKEFYVNSDLIEFVESTPDTVITMTTGKKIVVHENVHEVIDRIIKFKREVFSGVSISQGLDK; encoded by the coding sequence ATGATCAAGGTGACTAGGTTAAATGGAAAAGAGTTTTATGTAAACTCTGACCTTATTGAATTTGTAGAGAGTACTCCAGATACCGTTATTACCATGACTACGGGTAAAAAGATAGTTGTACATGAAAATGTACATGAGGTAATAGATCGCATAATTAAATTTAAAAGGGAAGTTTTTTCAGGGGTGTCAATAAGTCAAGGGCTTGATAAGTGA
- a CDS encoding flagellar hook protein FlgE has protein sequence MLRSMFSGVSGLRAHQMQMDVIGNNISNVNTVGYKSSRVTFQEIFSQTLKPSSAPAANGMRGGTNAQQVGLGVSVGSIDVLHNRTGVQRTDKVTDLSIEGDGFFVVSDGTNSFYTRAGNFDVDRAGNMVAPGGLKVLGWKPDEDVSAPPKAINVANLSMPPAATKGMNFSGNLDINSDNYEYTVTVFDSLGREHKLKYEFKKTATPNEWEYTVTTDDAINIEISNASGKFKFKNDGKYDTTASLGDVGLTFKGKYAGTESITLKQDFSNMTQNGGPTDIKGDQQGGYAAGVIDSISIDANGYIIGLYTNGQSQLEWKIAIGKFTNPAGLTKIGNNMFQRSSNSGEPSLDMAGVAGRGVINPGTLEMSNVDLAKEFTDMIVAQRGFQANSRIITTSDELLQELVNLKR, from the coding sequence ATGTTAAGATCTATGTTTTCAGGCGTTTCAGGGTTGCGAGCCCATCAAATGCAAATGGATGTAATAGGGAATAACATTTCAAATGTAAATACTGTAGGGTATAAATCCAGCCGTGTTACATTTCAAGAGATATTCAGTCAGACATTAAAGCCTTCATCTGCCCCGGCAGCCAATGGCATGCGTGGCGGTACCAATGCCCAACAAGTAGGGTTAGGGGTATCTGTAGGATCAATAGATGTACTTCACAATAGAACAGGTGTGCAGCGTACAGATAAGGTTACGGATCTATCCATTGAGGGAGATGGTTTTTTTGTTGTTTCAGATGGTACAAATAGCTTCTATACAAGGGCTGGTAATTTTGATGTGGACAGGGCAGGTAATATGGTAGCACCAGGTGGGCTAAAGGTATTAGGCTGGAAACCTGACGAAGATGTATCTGCTCCTCCAAAGGCCATAAATGTAGCTAACTTGAGTATGCCGCCTGCAGCAACAAAGGGTATGAATTTTTCAGGTAATCTGGATATAAATAGTGATAATTATGAATATACTGTTACTGTTTTTGACTCCTTAGGGCGTGAGCATAAGCTAAAATATGAGTTTAAAAAAACTGCAACGCCTAATGAGTGGGAATATACAGTTACAACTGATGATGCAATTAATATAGAAATATCAAATGCATCAGGAAAGTTTAAGTTTAAAAACGATGGTAAATACGATACCACAGCATCTTTAGGAGATGTTGGTTTGACTTTTAAAGGTAAATACGCAGGTACTGAGTCAATAACTTTAAAACAGGATTTTTCCAATATGACTCAAAATGGAGGACCTACTGATATAAAGGGTGATCAGCAGGGGGGATATGCCGCAGGCGTTATAGATTCCATAAGCATTGATGCAAATGGTTATATAATAGGCCTATACACAAATGGACAATCACAGCTGGAATGGAAGATAGCGATAGGCAAGTTTACAAATCCGGCAGGTCTTACAAAGATTGGAAACAATATGTTCCAAAGGTCTTCAAACTCTGGTGAGCCTAGTTTGGATATGGCGGGAGTAGCCGGAAGGGGTGTAATAAATCCTGGAACGCTTGAAATGTCAAATGTTGATCTTGCTAAGGAATTCACCGATATGATAGTAGCTCAAAGGGGGTTTCAGGCAAATTCCAGGATAATAACCACATCTGACGAATTGTTGCAGGAGTTGGTCAACTTAAAGAGATAA
- a CDS encoding flagellar hook capping FlgD N-terminal domain-containing protein, translated as MKIEQMSQVSSANQNTSRNVNGELGKDEFLKILVAQLRNQDPLKPMEDKEFISQMAQFSALEQMQNLNSSFLTVKGLNLIGRTVYAETRGINGEFIPIHGKVENAMIANGNVYLTVNNATIMLDDVKMIYSDNGEYNKIGSLA; from the coding sequence GTGAAAATAGAACAAATGAGTCAGGTATCTTCTGCCAATCAAAATACCTCTCGCAATGTAAATGGAGAACTAGGAAAAGATGAATTCTTGAAGATACTTGTAGCACAACTTCGAAATCAAGATCCTTTAAAGCCAATGGAAGATAAAGAATTTATTTCTCAAATGGCTCAATTTAGTGCTTTAGAGCAGATGCAGAATTTAAATTCGTCTTTTTTGACAGTAAAAGGGCTAAATCTAATAGGTAGAACTGTATATGCTGAAACTCGTGGAATAAACGGAGAATTTATTCCTATCCATGGTAAGGTGGAAAATGCCATGATAGCCAATGGAAATGTTTATTTAACTGTCAATAATGCTACTATAATGCTAGATGACGTTAAGATGATTTATTCAGACAATGGAGAATACAACAAAATTGGATCATTAGCATAA